A DNA window from Centroberyx gerrardi isolate f3 chromosome 3, fCenGer3.hap1.cur.20231027, whole genome shotgun sequence contains the following coding sequences:
- the LOC139921371 gene encoding putative ATP-dependent RNA helicase DDX5 produces MPGFSDRDRGRDRGYGGGPPRFGGGGGGSRGGPPPGKFGNPGERLRKKHWNLDELPKFQKNFYQEHPDVTRRAIQEVEQYRRSKEVTVKGRDCPKPIMKFHEATFPSYVMDVIVKQNWTEPTPIQSQGWPLALSGKDMVGIAQTGSGKTLAYLLPAIVHIQHQPFLEHGDGPICLVLAPTRELAQQVQQVAAEYGRASRLKSTCIYGGAPKGPQIRDLERGVEICIATPGRLIDFLECGKTNLRRCTYLVLDEADRMLDMGFEPQIRKIVDQIRPDRQTLMWSATWPKEVRQLAEDFLKDYVQINIGALQLSANHNILQIVDVCNDMEKEDKLIRLLEEIMSEKENKTIIFVETKRRCDELTRRMRRDGWPAMGIHGDKSQQERDWVLNEFKYGKAPILIATDVASRGLDVEDVKFVINYDYPNSSEDYIHRIGRTARSQKTGTAYTFFTPNNMKQASDLISVLREANQAINPKLIQMAEDRGGRGRGGRGGYKDDRRDRYSGGGRSNNFGGSSYRDRDNDRGFGSGPKGAFGGNKAQNGGSYGGNSGSSSGSYGNNNYSNSNGQGNFGAPANQVGAFGNQGFQGPPQFGGVQRAAQNGMNHPPFPFNPQPPPPQAQQPPPPPPMVPYPMPPPFPQ; encoded by the exons ATGCCTGGGTTTTCCGACAGAGATCGTGGCAGAGATAGGGG GTATGGTGGAGGACCACCTCGTTttggtggcggcggtggaggcagTAGGGGTGGACCTCCTCCAGGAAAGTTTGGCAACCCCGGTGAGAGGCTGCGAAAGAAACACTGGAACCTTGACGAGCTTCCAAAGTTTCAGAAGAACTTCTACCAGGAGCACCCCGATGTCACTCGCAGAGCAATT CAAGAGGTTGAGCAGTACCGCAGAAGTAAAGAAGTGACAGTGAAGGGCAGAGATTGCCCCAAGCCAATTATGAAATTCCATGAAGCCACTTTCCCAA GCTACGTCATGGATGTTATCGTCAAACAGAACTGGACCGAACCAACTCCAATTCAGTCTCAGGGGTGGCCACTTGCACTTAGCGGCAAAGACATGGTTGGCATCGCTCAAACCGGGTCCGGGAAAACCCTTGCA tacCTGCTGCCTGCAATTGTGCACATCCAACATCAGCCATTCCTGGAGCATGGAGATGGACCTATT TGCCTGGTGCTGGCGCCGACCCGTGAACTGGCCCAGCAGGTGCAACAAGTGGCCGCTGAATACGGCAGGGCCTCCCGCCTCAAGAGCACCTGCATCTATGGTGGAGCACCCAAAGGACCCCAGATCAGGGACCTTGAGAGAG GTGTCGAGATTTGCATCGCTACCCCAGGTCGTCTCATTGACTTCCTAGAGTGCGGTAAGACTAACTTGCGGCGTTGCACCTACCTGGTGCTGGATGAAGCTGACCGCATGCTGGACATGGGATTTGAGCCCCAGATCCGCAAGATAGTGGACCAAATCCGG CCAGACCGTCAGACCCTGATGTGGAGCGCTACCTGGCCTAAGGAGGTTCGCCAGCTGGCTGAGGACTTCCTGAAGGACTACGTCCAGATCAACATCGGAGCGCTGCAGCTCAGCGCCAACCACAACATCCTGCAGATAGTTGATGTCTGCAATGACATGGAGAAGGAGGACAA aCTGATCCGTTTGCTGGAGGAGATCATGAGCGAGAAGGAGAACAAGACCATTATTTTTGTGGAGACCAAAAGGCGCTGTGATGAGCTTACCCGGAGGATGAGAAGAGATGG GTGGCCAGCAATGGGCATTCATGGAGACAAGAGCCAGCAAGAGAGGGATTGGGTCCTCAATG AGTTCAAATATGGCAAGGCCCCCATCCTCATCGCTACCGACGTGGCCTCCCGTGGCCTAG ATGTGGAGGATGTGAAATTTGTCATCAATTATGACTACCCTAACTCCTCCGAGGATTATATCCACCGCATTGGACGCACGGCCCGCAGTCAAAAAACGGGCACGGCCTACACCTTCTTCACCCCCAACAACATGAAACAGGCCAGCGACCTGATCTCTGTGCTCCGCGAGGCCAACCAGGCCATTAACCCTAAGCTGATCCAGAtggcagaggacagaggag GTCGAGGAAGGGGGGGAAGAGGTGGCTACAAGGACGACCGTCGGGATAGGTATTCCGGGGGTGGGAGGAGCAATAACTTTGGTGGTAGTAGCTACAGGGACAGGGACAACGATAGGGGGTTCGGCAGCGGACCGAAGGGTGCCTTTGGCGGCAATAAGGCCCAAAATGGCGGAAGCTATGGAGGCAACAGTGGTAGCTCTAGTGGTAGCTATGGCAACAACAACTATAGCAACAGCAACGGACAGGGTAATTTCGGTGCTCCCGCAAACCAGGTGGGTGCCTTTGGTAACCAGGGCTTCCAGGGCCCCCCTCAGTTCGGGGGCGTGCAGAGGGCCGCTCAGAACGGCATGAACCACCCGCCGTTCCCTTTCAACCCtcagccaccaccaccacaggcCCAGCAGCCTCCACCCCCGCCACCGATGGTGCCCTACCCCATGCCACCGCCCTTCCCACAGTAG